The genomic interval GCTTTACCGCAACAATCAGCCCATACGCGTTTTTGCGATGGGGTATGATATTCATTCTTTTTACACACCGCATCTTCTTGTAGAAGGCAGACCGATTCTTGCAAATCATTTTGAAATGATCGTTGATAAAAAAACGGGATTTAAATTGCATGATGAAATTGTCATTGGTAGAGATGTTTTTAATGTCGTCGGCATCACAAAAGATGCAGTCTCGTCTAGCGGCGATTTGATGGTCTATTTTTCACTGCCTGATGCACAAAAACTTCAATTTTTATCGAGCAATGAACAAATTCGCAATGATCGTGCCAGAGGTACTAAAGCAACCGACACAACAACCATCAACGCAGTCATTGCAACCGTGGAAGAAGGTGCGGATCTCAAAGCAATCGGGCAAGAAATCGAACGATGGAAACATGTCAAGGTCTTTACCCAAGAGGAACAATCCTCGCTCTTAACCAAAAATCTCATCGAACGTTCCGCCAAACAGATCGGCATGTTTACCGTGATTTTATTGCTCGTCGCTTCCGTGATTATCTCACTCATTATTTACACCATGACTATGGGCAAAATCAAGGAAATCGCCATTTTAAAACTCATCGGTGCTTCCAATGGAGAGATTGTCAAAATGATTGTGCAACAATCCGTTCTTTTAGGGATCTTATCGTTTATCGCCGGCATGATTTTCTCACACAATTTAATGGATTTATTTCCCAAACGAACTATTTTAATGAGTGCTGATGCGTTCAGCCTTTTGGTGATTGTCATCATCGTGAGTATCCTAGGTTCACTTTTTGGCGTGCGTTCAGCGCTCAAAATTGATCCTGCTAGCGCCATTGGAGGGTAATATGCCATCATCACATCCAAGTGTCATTAAAGTAGAACAGCTTTCAAAAACCTATG from Sulfurospirillum multivorans DSM 12446 carries:
- a CDS encoding ABC transporter permease, coding for MISLAQRDIAHSLGKFLTTSAGIGMLLGVVLIMIGVYRGLVDDANVLLKDTQAQLWIAQQDTLGPFAENSRLHEDVKYQIKAFEGIKDVSALTFQNLQLYRNNQPIRVFAMGYDIHSFYTPHLLVEGRPILANHFEMIVDKKTGFKLHDEIVIGRDVFNVVGITKDAVSSSGDLMVYFSLPDAQKLQFLSSNEQIRNDRARGTKATDTTTINAVIATVEEGADLKAIGQEIERWKHVKVFTQEEQSSLLTKNLIERSAKQIGMFTVILLLVASVIISLIIYTMTMGKIKEIAILKLIGASNGEIVKMIVQQSVLLGILSFIAGMIFSHNLMDLFPKRTILMSADAFSLLVIVIIVSILGSLFGVRSALKIDPASAIGG